ACCTTTTATGACGCTTATTTTGATGGACGGAGCTGTTGCCAGTTTTTTGCGTAATTTGTAGAGGAGGGTATCATGGTTTCTCGTTTTACAATTTCACCTTTGTTTTCACACAGCATTTGCATGACTTTCGCTTCCGGTCCGGTTAATCTGATACTTTCTCCTTTTTTATCGCATTATATTTCATTATTTACATTCATACATTAACAGTCCAACAATGAATAGGATTAAGGAAGTACTTGAGGCTTGCCAATCAAATGGCTGAATTGTTTGAAAGAGACGCAAAAACAATAAGAAAGCACATTAATAATGTGTTTTCAGAGGAAGAGTTGCTTATTCTCTTGATGTTATCATATCCGTCGGCTATTGTGTGAAAAGCAAACGAGGTACTCAATTTCGCATTTGGGCAAATCGTATCTTAAAGGAATATCTTGTAAAAGGGTATGCCGTGAATAATCTTATTGACATCCTCCGGATTTCTTTTTTAATATTTGGGGCCGGCTTAAAAGAAAAAGAAAACCGTTTCAACCTTTACTGCAAATATCCGCAGGAAAGAAATCGGTAAAAGACTCCTTTCTTTTAAGCCGGCCCCGATTGTCTGTCCGGGTTATTCTGCTATGGCTTGTTTGCGCTTGCCATCAGCTTGTACGGCGTAAATGTCACAACCTTCCAGTTTTATGGAGGAGGGCACTTCAAAGGACAAGAAGTTGGAGAAGAACAGGAGCTTGTCTCCCTTCATCACTTCGAAGGCAACCGCTTCTTCACCGTTGCTGATGGAGATGTGTTGCCCCGAACGGCTGTATTTGGGAGTCTTACTGATTTTCTGATTGTTTTTGAACTGCGAATAGTGCCCTACATCACCCACCTTATAGTTGTCTATTCCTACATCTCCGTTCTTGCGGTCTTCCAAGTAATAGAAAGCATGCCGGGGTGCAGGAAAACGGGACATAAAGGCTTTGGTGTCAGCGATCATGGCGGGGGTCACATTGTAGTTCCAATTGCCGTACTGCTCTATTGTAACGTTGTTTACCGGTTCAAAGAAGCCCCAGCGTCCGAAGAATTCGGTCAGGTTCTCGTTGGCAGCCTGGCAGGCCATTCTGGCAAACAACAGTTGTCCGGCTCCGGGATTGCTCTCTGAGATCCGATTCTCGCGTAGGAGCTTGAACAGTTTCTGCCAGAAATCTGGTTTGTAGCCGCATCGGTGATAGTAGTTCCACAATTGCCAGTTCATGCGCATGTGAAGCTCGGTGTCTTCATTCTGATGGGTGGAATTCCCCATATTGTACCAGGCGTTTCCATTGATGCAGCGGGCGGTGGCGAGTGCGCTCAGTTCAGAGCCGCGCGAGCAATACTTCCCCAGCTTGTAGAGAATGTAGTTGGAGAACAGGTTGTTTGAGGATTCGGTAGAGCTCGGCCAGTTGATGGCACGCTGGTGGATATGCCCGATTTCATGCGCAGGCCCCCAGGCATTGTCTTTGGCGGCCATCACGTTGTCGTAAAGAAGGATATTATTCAGATAGGTATATACGAATGCTATTCGATAATCAGAAGCCCACATATAGCCCTCTTCGGGTGAGATGGCGAAAATGTGGTTGTTTACCTGTGAAGGGCGCACATCGTCAATGCCCATAAGTTCTTGCTGCCAGCCTATGATATTATCCCAAAGATGGATGGCGGACAGAATATTGTTGGGCAGATATTCTCGCATTTTGTTCAAGTGAAAATAGAACATGATTTTTTCACCGCGTACACAGAAGTATTTGTAGGTTGCTTTTTTTAGCAGTTCGGCATAAGTCTCGTCGGTCTTGTCTTCTTTAAGATCGAAGAAGCCGTTGACTGTTCCATTCTGCAGGGGGATATGGATGCGTACGGGCTGGGCCGAGGGGGAAAGTAAGTCGGTGTTGTACATGACGAACAGCATGCCCTTTCTCCGGATGCCGATTTTGTTTACTCCTTCATGCAGGAAGTAGGTGTCACCTCCGGCCTCTACATCGGGAATGAGCTGTATGGATATGGATTGTCCGTGAGTGTCGCCTACCAGTACAAGAATGGAATCGCCTGCTTCGGCATAGATGCCGGTGGGGTTGTCAAGGTTGCTGTATCGCTTGGTCATGAGCTTTTCCGCCCATATTTCTACGTCACTGTAAGGCTGATAACTCTGAATGCGGAATTTCTTTTCCCACGCGTCATACTTGTCATTTTTCAGATAGCTTCCTATCTGGGCAAAATAAGGAGGAAGACTGTTGATTTGCTCGTCTGTGATTCCCTCTTTCAGTTCGGAACAGGAAGCGTCCGTGAATATGCCAAGGAGCTGTTTCTTCAGTTTGTCGTCAACGTTGTTTTTAAAGAACTGCATTTCATCGCAACTCACAAAGTCACCTGCTCCACTCTTTACCGAGAATTTTATTTTAGTGGCGTTCTTCAAAGGAGTATTGAAGATGACCTTGGAAGGTGCATTCTGTTTCTTGAAATCGAAAGAACCGTACAGTTTGTATTCAGGCTCTGCTTCGGTAGCGGTGAAAACGTCCACTTCGCCGAAGTTGCCGTTCCCAGCACGGGTATGATAGATGAAGTAGTCTATTTCTTCCTTACCGTCGAAAGTGAATTCCAACGTGACAGGGAATTGGGCTGGCTTTCCCCAGATAGAATGGTAGGGAGTACCGCCGAATATGCCGTCAAAGCAATGCTCTATTCCCTGGCCGGGCTGGTTTTCGCTGGCGGTTCCTCCGGTGGGCTTTATCAGAATATCACCTGTGGCCTCTACATCGTCTGTACCGATGCTCAGAGCAGCTTGTACAATTGTACAGATAGCTTTGACTTCGGGGTCTTGTTTGGCTATGAAGCTGATTTGAGCCGTTCGACTCTCAAAAGTTTTATTGGGCGATATGCGAAATGCATGATCATAATCTACCAGAGCCTTTGTAGCAGCTTCCTGAGTTATCCATTCCTGATCTTTGGGCATCTGTATGTCGTATTCCACGTTGGCTGTGACCGTAACGGTCAATTGTCCGCCTCCGGCGTCCATTTGGGATGCGGATTTTTTTAGCAGAACGGCTTTTCCATATCCCAGTTGGTTTATCCGTATCGTATAATCTCCTGTGGGAGTTTTTACAGTCACGTCGGCGCTTCTGACATCGGGTTCTTCATTTGCTTTTACCACGATGGTGATGGAGGACTGTGAAGTGGTCTGGGATGTGGTGGCAAGACACCAGTTACTGCTGCTTTCTACGCTCCATTCACCGGAGTTCAGATTGGTCTTCACAGGGATTGAAATGTTGGCTTGCTCTTTCTGGAAATCGTGCACTAAATCACTTTCCGCAATGAGGAATTCCGGTTTTATAGCCGGATCCTTTTCTTCGGAGCACGAGAACCAACAAGATAGGGATAACAGGAATAGAAGATAAGAAAGTATTTGAGTCATAGTTTTCATGGTATTGAAAGTGTAAAATAAGAGAGAGATATAAGGTGCTGAAATTCTTGAAAGAAAACTTCCAATTATTTACGATTTTTCTGGTGTGTTAGTTGGCATATTTACTATTCTATGAACTGCACTTTCTCTTTGATTCTTGGTTTGGCGGCAGGCGCTTCGTCAGGATAGCCGAAGGCGATGCAGTAAAGCAGGTTGTATCCTTCCGGGAAATCCAGCTTCTTCAGGTACTCTGCGGCTTCGGGTGTGTCGGTCATGAAGCGTGTGGGGCTTGCCAAGCAGCAAGAGCCGATGCCCATAGACCAGGCGGACAGCACCATGTTCTCGCCCAACAGTCCGCAGTCTATTTGCGAACAGTCATAAGAGGTGTCGTTGCCGATGAATACCACCGTGGGCGCATTGCGGAACATGTTCCTGAAGCCGGGGGCTTCTGCCGCTTTCGGATTCTTTTGTTTGAACACCTCGCTCACTCCGTTCAAGAAATCAGGATTGTCCACCACACGCACGGCCCAAGATTGTTTGTTTTGTCCGTTGGGGGCATTGATGCCACATTCCAGAATGATTTGCATCGTGTCGCGGTTCACCGCTTGTGGTTTGTACTGGCGGATGCTGCGGCGCGTCATGATGGTTTCAATGACTGCATTCTTGCTGTCTGCCGTACAGTCGTCAGTTACCTTTTGGGCTGCCGGGGTGCAGGCGGTTGCCACAAAAATCGTGATGCCGATGAGGCTACATAGGCCGATGCCGCAGATGGTTTCTCTTAATGTTTTCATACTTTTTCTTTTATGTTTCGTGGCAAAGATAATCTATTTTTTTCTTAGATGTCTGATGTCCTAACTAAATCTATGTTAGGGACGGACGAAAATTGTGATCTTGCATACTCTATCATGAGGTAGGGACAAAGGCGGTCTGGACTGCTTACTAAAGAGTTCTTACCTATGCTTTAAACTATATCTCCGCAGTGGAAATGTATATCTTGGTATTGGAGATTACAGTCTTAGATTTTGAGATGTATATCTCGGTGGCCGAGATATAGATTATTCCATATATGAGCAGGCTTTTCTCTTAAGGGGTGGATGTATTGTACCGGGAGTGTGGGTGCTTCTTCCTTAATGGCTGATGGGGTGCGGTTGGATAGTGAGACTGTCATTGAATCTGCGTCCCTCCAACAAAAAAAGCGGTTCCAAAGATTGGAACCGCTTTAAGAATATGTAAACTGGTTTTATTAGAGTTTCGGACCGGCAGCAACCAAAGCTTTACCGGCTTCGTTGCCTGTGAACTTAGCGAAGTTCTTGATGAAGCGGGCAGCCAGGTCTTTGGCTTTTTCTTCCCACTTGCAAGCACAGTCATAAGTGTCGCGAGGATCAAGGATCTTCGGATCAACACCCGGCAATGCAGTCGGAACAACGAAATCGAAGTAAGGGATAACCTTAGTCGGAGCCTTGTCGATAGAACCGTCAAGGATAGCGTCGATGATGCCACGAGTGTCGCGGATAGAGATACGCTTGCCTGTACCGTTCCAGCCTGTATTTACCAAGTATGCCTTAGCACCAACCTTGTTCATCTTCTTAACCAATTCTTCTGCGTATTTAGTAGGATGCAAGCTCAAGAAAGCTGCACCGAAGCAAGCGGAGAATGTAGGAGTCGGTTCAGTGATACCACGTTCTGTACCTGCCAACTTAGCGGTGAAACCGGACAGGAAGTAATACTGAGCCTGTTCGGGGTTCAGGATAGATACCGGAGGCAATACACCGAAGGCATCAGCAGACAGGAAGATTACTTGGTGTGCGTGAGGGCCTTTGGATACAGGCTTAACGATGTTCTCGATGTGGTAGATAGGATAAGAAACACGAGTGTTTTCTGTAACGCTCTTGTCTGCGAAGTCAATCTTGCCGTCGGCAGCAACCGTTACGTTCTCCAACAGGGCGTCACGCTTGATGGCAGCGTAGATATCGGGTTCGCTTTCTTTATCCAGATTGATAACCTTGGCATAGCAACCACCTTCATAGTTGAATACGCCTTCGTCATCCCATCCGTGCTCGTCATCACCGATCAACTTACGTTTCGGGTCGGTTGACAAGGTAGTCTTACCTGTACCGGACAGACCGAAGAAGATTGCAGAGTCAGTACCTTCCATGTTGGTATTGGCAGAACAGTGCATGGAAGCGATGCCGCGAAGAGGGTTCTTGTAGTTCATGATAGAGAACATACCTTTCTTCATTTCACCACCATACCAAGTGTTCAGGATAACTTGTTCGTTGGTCTTCAGGTTGAATACAGTAGCTGTCTCAGAGTTCAGACCCAGTTCCTTGTAGTTGTCAACTTTTGCTTTGGAAGCGTTGAATGATACGAAATCGGGTTCTCCGTAGTTGGCAAGTTCTTCGGCAGTCGGGCGGATGAACATGTTAGTTACGAAGTGAGCCTGCCATGCTACTTCCATGATGAAACGTACTTTCATACGAGTTCCTTCGTTAGCACCGCAGAAAGTATCTACAACAAACAGGCGTTTGCCGCTCAATTCCTTAACGGCTTTAGCCTTCAGGTCGGCCCAAGCTGCTTCAGAGCAAGGCTTGTTGTCATTCTTGTATTCTTCAGAAGTCCACCATACAGAGTCTTTGCTGGCTTCATTCATAACGAAGAATTTATCTTTAGGAGAACGTCCGGTGTAGATACCTGTCATTACGTTCACAGCACCCAGTTCAGTTACTTGACCTTTTTCGAAGCCTTCCAGACCCGGTTTGGTCTCTTCGGCGAACAATACATCATAAGACGGGTTGTGGAAAATTTCCTTCACGTCTTTGATACCGTACTTGCTTAAATCTAAATTTGCCATTTCTTTTTAAGATTTTAAAATTGGTATTTGGTTTATAATCTCTTTACCTTAAATAAAGTGCAAGGGGAACATGGGAAGAAATCTCTTTTTTAGTTGCTTTGCAGTACGCCCCTTGTTTTTCGCCTACAAAAGTAATACTTTCTTTTTAAAGAAATACCCTATTAGAGAAATTTTTCTTTAATGAGAAGTCTTTTATAAAACCATAACAATATCTGTAACATGAATGTTGCAAATTGGATGAAAATCGCTTACTTTGCAGCCGTTTTTATTCAAAAAAGAACGATTAAGGATATATTAACCCGATAACAAAATAATGAAGATTATTAATTTAGCTGAGACAACTTCTGTCTTGAACCAGTATGTGGCCGAGATTCGTGATGTGGCAGTACAAGGCGACCGGATGCGTTTCCGCCGTAATATTGAACGCATCGGAGAGATGATGGCGTATGAAATGAGCAAAGGATTGACCTATTCCGTCAAGCAAGTGCGAACTCCGCTGGGGATAGCCTCGGTCAATACTCCTGATGATGACATTGTGATAGCAACCGTTTTCCGTGCCGGATTACCCCTGCATACGGGTTTCCTGAACGTGTTCGACCGTGCCGGCAATGCTTTTGTGTCTGCCTACCGTTATTATAAGGACAAAGAATGCCGCACGGTAGATGTACATATTGAATATATAGCTACTCCGGATCTATCGAGGAAAACTTTATTGCTGGTGGATCCGATGCTTGCCACGGGCGAAAGTATGGAACTTGCCTGGAAAGCATTCCTCACCAAAGGTACACCTGCCAAGTTGCAGATTGCCTGTGTTATTGCCAGCCGGCAAGGGGTGGAGCACTTGGAAAAATTGTTCCCCGGCGATGATGTGACTTTGTGGTGTGCTGCCATTGATCCGGAGATGAACGAACATTCCTATATTGTTCCTGGTTTGGGGGATGCGGGCGATCTGGCGTATGGGGATAAGATTTAAACAGCAGGTATGAGGGGATGTCTATGCACCCCCTTTGTAAATCTTTTCCATAATCTGTGCTCCAAGTATCGGACGATAATGTTCCTTTTCATAATAATTGTGGATGTCGCCTGTATATTCATTAATACCGGTGAAGTCAAATATATTTTCGGAACCGAAGACGCTTTTCAGGATTTTTATATCTTCAGGGCTTATGCTGATCTGATGAAAATCCGGGCTTATGATAATTTTGACTGAGGTATTGTGTTTCCGGCAGATGCTCTCTATCCTCTTCAGTAGGTGAAGTTGGCTGTCTTGGATAGCCGGTTTGGCTTCTTTGTATTTTCCGTCTCTGTAATCGTTCTCTTTTTTCTTCCGGAATTCTTCGTTGCGATTCTCCCAATATTTTTCTCCTTCTTTTTTTATCATCCTTTCTCTCGGATTTATGGCATCATTGGTTACCGGATCTCTGATGATGCCATAAGGGTTTATTATTCCTTGCATATAGGGGCGATATGTATGAAACAGCTTGTAGTCAAGATAGGGAAAGAATACATTCGGAAAGAAAAAAGCCTGGCAAAACCTCTTATGAAACTCGAAATGGCTCATTCCTGATATGTCGGGTGGAAGAATATTGCAGTATTCCGTCAAGAGCTGGTCGCGATGCAGAGATTCTTTATCCAGAATAAGGAGCAGGTTCTTGATATTTGCACCGTTCTTATCCAAAGCCTGTAACTTCATACTGATGGCTATCAGGCTCTCACCATTTCCGAATAAGCGTATGGCGCGTCCTCCCCTGAGATATTTTTCCCATTCGCGGCATTGATAAGCCATCGTGCAAGAATTTCCCATGATATAGGAATCGAAAGGTATGGAATCTCGGTTGTTCATGTATATCTGCCATCCGGTATATCCCTCGTTCAGCAGAAACGGAGAACTGTCATAACGATCATAATGTCTCAGTACCATGAAAGGGTCGGTTATGAAATATATCACCAATATGCTTATGAAAGGGATGCAAAGCAATAACAGCTTGCTTGAAAAGCGTATGGCTGCATTTCGTTCACTGTTTTTCTCCATAATGCGGATTTTGTTATTAGAATTGTAAATAGATGAAACTGTCCGAACTGAATTGCCCTAATGTGAAGAATAAGATAGCCATTAGAAAATAGATACTCCATCTGACTGTTACAGATTGCTTTTCCAAGGCAGTCAGCAGATCTTTTTGGCCCATGAAGTACTCATAGGTCAGAATAAGTATGAGGGCGCTTCCTGCTACGATGCAATTATGATCCGGTATTCCTATATTTATCTCTTTCCAACTTTTGTGGACATTGAATGAGATGTTCCCTATATAATAGAGTGCGTCTGAGACAGAATCTGCTCGGAAGAAAATCAGGGAGAAAGCGAAAAGAAGATAGGTTCTCAGTACGGACAATGTGGAAAATAGCGGATTTCCTATCCACCTTCTTATCTTATTACGGAAAGGCGTGGTTTTCGTCTCATAAAAGATGATTATTCCCTGAATTAGTCCATAGATGATGAAAGTCCATCCAGCGCCGTGCCATGCCCCCAATGCGGCAAATGTCAATGTAAGGCTCAGAAAAACTCCCCATTGCCCCCAATTGCGGAGGGTGGCAGATAGGGGGAGGTACAAGTAGTCTCTTACCCAGAATGAAAGAGACATGTGCCATCTCCTCCAAAAGTCAGCGGTAGTCTGTGCTATGAACGGTCGGTCGAAGTTGGGACTGAGCCTAAAGCCCAGCATGCGGGCGCCCCCCAAAGCAATGTCGGTATATCCGGAAAAATCGGCATATAATTCTATAGGATAAAGGAGGGCAGCCATCAGTAATTGTATTCCCGATGCTGTGTGTATGGAACTGAATATTTCATCTATGTAAGAGCCGATATAGTCTGCAAGTATCAGTTTTTTGACTAACCCCACTGCTATCAGTTTCATACCATAAACCATGGACTCATAATCAGTCTCTTTCTTTGATTTAAGTTGTGGAAGCATGTCACCAGCCCTTTCGATAGGCCCTGACAGAAACTTCATGAAAAAGAGCATATATATCAGAAAATCGATTAGGCTGTTTTCCGGTTTTTCTTCTTGCCAATAGATTTCCGTCAGATAGGAGATGGCTTGAAAGGTGTAGAATGAAATACCTAAAGGAAACAAAAAGTGATGGTCGATAAGCTGACCGGCATATCGGAATGCCAGCCAGCTTACAACTAAAAAACACACACCTGAAAAATAAATACTTTTTGTTCTCTTTTCATCTTTAGTCAGATCTATCCATCTGCCGAGCAAGAAAGTGGCGAATGAGATAAAAAGGGCTGTAAACAGGAAAACAATGTGATGGAACCCTATAAAAATAAAACTGGCAGCCAGCAGTATTGCTTTCTTGTATTTGGGTACAACCGTGTGGTACAGGATGAAAGTGAATGAGAATAGTAAGACAAAGTCCAGAGAAATGAATGACATTGTGTTATTGAACTTTTATTGAGATTGAATTACATATATCCCCTACATTTTTGAGCCGGACGATATCTCTGAAAGTAAAGCGTACATTGAATTGTTTCTCTATCTTGTTTATCAGTTGCATATTGGTCAAAGAATCCCATCCTTCCACATCTTGGGCAGTAGTTTCATTGGTGAGTGAAATATCTTCCCTTTTTAAAACCTCCTGAAAAATCAAGTTTAGTTCATCTAAAATAATCTTCTGCATGTTCATATAACTTTAAATTAATTCTTTTATCTTCTTTATATCTGTTTTGCTGTTGGTATTCAAAGGAAATTGTTCCAGGCAATGTATCTGTTTTGGAATCATATAGAAAGGTAATCTGCTGCTCATGTATTCCTCCAACTGTTGTTTGTTATAATGCACTCTTTCTATAATCAAATGCAGTTCGCAATGAGAATTTTCAGTATATTTTGGAATGACAACTGCTTTGCATTCACCTTTGAAGAAGTTTTTCACTACATGTTCTATCTCGCTCAGTTCGACGCGGAATCCTTGGATTTTTATTTGAGAATCTTTACGTCCGCAATAGATAATATCTCCATCGGAATCCATGCGGCAGAGATCGCCGGTTTTATAGTAGATTTTCCCATCGGCTGTTTCGACAAGAGATTCTTTGCTTTTTTGGGGAGAATTCCAGTAACTTTTCATCACTTGTTTGCCGCTGATCCATAGCTCTCCGGTTTCACCGGGAGAGAGAAGGTGCGAGTCATCACTCATAATCAGCGTGTTTACTCCATCAAAAGGCTTTCCGATGGCAATCATTCCATTGTGGTGCTTGCAGGAGACCATAGGTATTGGGTAGGCAGTACAATATATGGTTCCTTCCGTGGGACCGTATAAATTTACAAATGAGGCATTAGGGGCGCATTTTCGGAATGCTGACAGCAGTTCTACTTCTGATGCCTCGGCGGTAACTACAAGATATTTAAGTTCGGGTAAATTTATTTCTGAGAAATAGGGGCGTAATAACCGGAGTAGTGAAGGTGCTACGGTTGCGAAGGTGAGGCTATACTTTTCCAAAACTTCGGCAACATTGATATATTTCACTCCATCCGGAGAGATGGTGTATATGCATGCTCCCAAAGTTAGCGGATATAGATATGATACGATGGATACGTCGAAAGTAAGCTCGAACATTTGCAGCATTCGGTCATTTTCATTCAATATCCAGCCAAGACGACTGTATGCTGCATAGAAGGCATTCAGGTTACTGCGGGAAATAGGGACTCCTTTAGGCTCTCCTGTGCTGCCCGAAGTGAAGATGATGTATGCGTTTTCATTTTCTTCCGTATGGATATGCGGAAAGAAAGTGGGAGACGGCTGTGGCAAGTTTGAAGTACATATAAGTTCTACATCCCGAGTATCAAGATTCAGGATGTGTATATCTTCAGAGTATAGAACCAGATGTATGTCAGCTACTTCAGCTATTTTCTTGTTTCTTTGTTTGGGATAGGCCGGATGCAGAATGACATAGGTTCTTCCGCTAATCAATACTGCCAGTATGGAGGCATACGTTTCCAGTTTGTTTTCTGCCACAATTCCTACGATTTTCTCTTTTTTGTCGTTTATCCGGGCAGCTATCCTGCAAACGGTTGCCGACAATTGTTCGTAGGTGTAGGCGATATCGTCAATAACGAATGCATGCTTTGGGGCATACTTCCCAAAGGCTTTTGCAATGTCGTTTATCAAATCATTCTGATTCTCTTTCATTATGCCCCTTGAGCTTTATAGTTTAGTAATTTGTTAGTTGATAGCAGTTGGCTAATAGCAATAACTCTATTAGTTTTACTGTTTGATAAAGACAAGGGTATTTCGGTCTTTCCCTATCTGATGACCGTTAATGTATGCAAAAGTGATGGATTCCCCGGGATGTCTGTCCAGATAATAGCAAACCCGGAAATACGCTATATAGTGTAAATCCGGGTAGGACGCATAAGAGTTGTTTTTATTCTGAATCCCTCTTCACCGATGTGTTGCTTATGAAAGGCAATGTGAAGGGAGAATAGAAACAGTCGTTATAAACGGGGTGGGCTATTTCACTTCCCACGTGTCATTGGTCATTAGTAATTCCTGGAAGTTGTGATATTTTTTCTTTCCGGAAATATCATTGATCTGCTCATGGACGGCATCGTTGTAAGTAGGAGCTTCCACGTCACGGATGACACCGAGGGCAACGGGGAAATCCGGGCCTTCCATCAGGGCAAGTTTCAGTTGTACGGTGTTATCTGTGCAATGTGCATCATGCACCAAGATGTCTTTTTCTGTGATGCCGTTTTCACCAAGCTTTACAACTTTCAGTCCGAAGCCTTCCTGCATTAGTCCGTATTCATTATTTTCACCGAACAGCATTGGTTTGCCATGCTGCAGATAGATGGCGTTTTTGGCACGGCCCTCTTTTTTATAAACATCTCCGTAGGTGTTGTCATTGAAGAT
Above is a window of Bacteroides helcogenes P 36-108 DNA encoding:
- a CDS encoding M60 family metallopeptidase; the encoded protein is MKTMTQILSYLLFLLSLSCWFSCSEEKDPAIKPEFLIAESDLVHDFQKEQANISIPVKTNLNSGEWSVESSSNWCLATTSQTTSQSSITIVVKANEEPDVRSADVTVKTPTGDYTIRINQLGYGKAVLLKKSASQMDAGGGQLTVTVTANVEYDIQMPKDQEWITQEAATKALVDYDHAFRISPNKTFESRTAQISFIAKQDPEVKAICTIVQAALSIGTDDVEATGDILIKPTGGTASENQPGQGIEHCFDGIFGGTPYHSIWGKPAQFPVTLEFTFDGKEEIDYFIYHTRAGNGNFGEVDVFTATEAEPEYKLYGSFDFKKQNAPSKVIFNTPLKNATKIKFSVKSGAGDFVSCDEMQFFKNNVDDKLKKQLLGIFTDASCSELKEGITDEQINSLPPYFAQIGSYLKNDKYDAWEKKFRIQSYQPYSDVEIWAEKLMTKRYSNLDNPTGIYAEAGDSILVLVGDTHGQSISIQLIPDVEAGGDTYFLHEGVNKIGIRRKGMLFVMYNTDLLSPSAQPVRIHIPLQNGTVNGFFDLKEDKTDETYAELLKKATYKYFCVRGEKIMFYFHLNKMREYLPNNILSAIHLWDNIIGWQQELMGIDDVRPSQVNNHIFAISPEEGYMWASDYRIAFVYTYLNNILLYDNVMAAKDNAWGPAHEIGHIHQRAINWPSSTESSNNLFSNYILYKLGKYCSRGSELSALATARCINGNAWYNMGNSTHQNEDTELHMRMNWQLWNYYHRCGYKPDFWQKLFKLLRENRISESNPGAGQLLFARMACQAANENLTEFFGRWGFFEPVNNVTIEQYGNWNYNVTPAMIADTKAFMSRFPAPRHAFYYLEDRKNGDVGIDNYKVGDVGHYSQFKNNQKISKTPKYSRSGQHISISNGEEAVAFEVMKGDKLLFFSNFLSFEVPSSIKLEGCDIYAVQADGKRKQAIAE
- a CDS encoding nitroreductase family protein, with the protein product MKTLRETICGIGLCSLIGITIFVATACTPAAQKVTDDCTADSKNAVIETIMTRRSIRQYKPQAVNRDTMQIILECGINAPNGQNKQSWAVRVVDNPDFLNGVSEVFKQKNPKAAEAPGFRNMFRNAPTVVFIGNDTSYDCSQIDCGLLGENMVLSAWSMGIGSCCLASPTRFMTDTPEAAEYLKKLDFPEGYNLLYCIAFGYPDEAPAAKPRIKEKVQFIE
- the pckA gene encoding phosphoenolpyruvate carboxykinase (ATP), producing MANLDLSKYGIKDVKEIFHNPSYDVLFAEETKPGLEGFEKGQVTELGAVNVMTGIYTGRSPKDKFFVMNEASKDSVWWTSEEYKNDNKPCSEAAWADLKAKAVKELSGKRLFVVDTFCGANEGTRMKVRFIMEVAWQAHFVTNMFIRPTAEELANYGEPDFVSFNASKAKVDNYKELGLNSETATVFNLKTNEQVILNTWYGGEMKKGMFSIMNYKNPLRGIASMHCSANTNMEGTDSAIFFGLSGTGKTTLSTDPKRKLIGDDEHGWDDEGVFNYEGGCYAKVINLDKESEPDIYAAIKRDALLENVTVAADGKIDFADKSVTENTRVSYPIYHIENIVKPVSKGPHAHQVIFLSADAFGVLPPVSILNPEQAQYYFLSGFTAKLAGTERGITEPTPTFSACFGAAFLSLHPTKYAEELVKKMNKVGAKAYLVNTGWNGTGKRISIRDTRGIIDAILDGSIDKAPTKVIPYFDFVVPTALPGVDPKILDPRDTYDCACKWEEKAKDLAARFIKNFAKFTGNEAGKALVAAGPKL
- the upp gene encoding uracil phosphoribosyltransferase, which translates into the protein MKIINLAETTSVLNQYVAEIRDVAVQGDRMRFRRNIERIGEMMAYEMSKGLTYSVKQVRTPLGIASVNTPDDDIVIATVFRAGLPLHTGFLNVFDRAGNAFVSAYRYYKDKECRTVDVHIEYIATPDLSRKTLLLVDPMLATGESMELAWKAFLTKGTPAKLQIACVIASRQGVEHLEKLFPGDDVTLWCAAIDPEMNEHSYIVPGLGDAGDLAYGDKI
- a CDS encoding MBOAT family O-acyltransferase codes for the protein MSFISLDFVLLFSFTFILYHTVVPKYKKAILLAASFIFIGFHHIVFLFTALFISFATFLLGRWIDLTKDEKRTKSIYFSGVCFLVVSWLAFRYAGQLIDHHFLFPLGISFYTFQAISYLTEIYWQEEKPENSLIDFLIYMLFFMKFLSGPIERAGDMLPQLKSKKETDYESMVYGMKLIAVGLVKKLILADYIGSYIDEIFSSIHTASGIQLLMAALLYPIELYADFSGYTDIALGGARMLGFRLSPNFDRPFIAQTTADFWRRWHMSLSFWVRDYLYLPLSATLRNWGQWGVFLSLTLTFAALGAWHGAGWTFIIYGLIQGIIIFYETKTTPFRNKIRRWIGNPLFSTLSVLRTYLLFAFSLIFFRADSVSDALYYIGNISFNVHKSWKEINIGIPDHNCIVAGSALILILTYEYFMGQKDLLTALEKQSVTVRWSIYFLMAILFFTLGQFSSDSFIYLQF
- a CDS encoding acyl carrier protein gives rise to the protein MQKIILDELNLIFQEVLKREDISLTNETTAQDVEGWDSLTNMQLINKIEKQFNVRFTFRDIVRLKNVGDICNSISIKVQ
- a CDS encoding amino acid adenylation domain-containing protein, with product MKENQNDLINDIAKAFGKYAPKHAFVIDDIAYTYEQLSATVCRIAARINDKKEKIVGIVAENKLETYASILAVLISGRTYVILHPAYPKQRNKKIAEVADIHLVLYSEDIHILNLDTRDVELICTSNLPQPSPTFFPHIHTEENENAYIIFTSGSTGEPKGVPISRSNLNAFYAAYSRLGWILNENDRMLQMFELTFDVSIVSYLYPLTLGACIYTISPDGVKYINVAEVLEKYSLTFATVAPSLLRLLRPYFSEINLPELKYLVVTAEASEVELLSAFRKCAPNASFVNLYGPTEGTIYCTAYPIPMVSCKHHNGMIAIGKPFDGVNTLIMSDDSHLLSPGETGELWISGKQVMKSYWNSPQKSKESLVETADGKIYYKTGDLCRMDSDGDIIYCGRKDSQIKIQGFRVELSEIEHVVKNFFKGECKAVVIPKYTENSHCELHLIIERVHYNKQQLEEYMSSRLPFYMIPKQIHCLEQFPLNTNSKTDIKKIKELI